Proteins from a genomic interval of Nostoc sp. TCL240-02:
- a CDS encoding ATP-binding protein: MNLNLQASSKTGKSNNNWHDFDHSSMNFSYQSAVNALGQKALSGLELSYLFQDTVSLIAQILNVKYSRIWQVLSDSNALRQVASVGEKPLETDSADINVTTNQQVQKLLDNTQLIVNCNTPNCQIDDLTIPSPPDSVTGLSVLIPGESKPLGLLEVYATEARTFSSDDVHFLQSITHILATAIERKRSEALVYTQSQVLEQVAFGVNLYEIFNNLCVLLEQQLPGAYCSILVVDEEKRQLRGGAAPTLPEEFAKGVDGLMIGECCGSCGTAAYRGDSVFVTDIANDPLWADFRDFALSYNIRACWSSPFTSQTGEVLGTFAISHKFPCHPTQHHLEILKTATHIASIATETYRAAAALQKANNELERKVLERTSELRKALLDLQKTQAQLVHSEKMSSLGQMVAGIAHEINNPVSFIAGNLRYANQYINDLLNLIAVFQEQYPQINPTIEAKIKSIELEYLCDDLPKLMASMSTGSERITDIVLGLRNFSRLDEAKIKSVDIHEGIDNTLMILNHQLTLPNKLPDIQVVKDYGQLPKISCYANQLNQVFMNIINNAIYALKDNMQYWESANKIPTIQIKTLVVDNERLFISIKDNGSGMKSEIQEQIFNPFFTTKPVGQGTGLGLSISHQIIVEKHQGKLNCISALGKGTEFQIEIPIQNFQQSGITSTDSWP; encoded by the coding sequence ATGAACTTAAATTTACAGGCATCAAGCAAAACAGGTAAGTCAAACAATAACTGGCATGATTTTGATCATTCATCGATGAATTTCAGCTATCAATCCGCAGTGAATGCACTTGGACAAAAAGCCCTGTCAGGACTGGAATTATCATATTTGTTCCAAGATACAGTTAGTTTAATAGCTCAAATACTCAATGTTAAATACAGTAGAATCTGGCAAGTACTTTCAGATAGTAATGCTTTGCGTCAAGTAGCTAGCGTTGGGGAGAAACCTTTAGAAACAGACTCTGCTGATATTAATGTCACAACTAATCAGCAAGTACAAAAATTATTGGATAATACTCAGCTAATTGTTAATTGCAACACACCCAATTGTCAGATCGATGATTTAACTATTCCTTCTCCGCCAGATAGCGTTACTGGCTTGAGTGTCCTAATTCCAGGTGAGAGTAAGCCTTTAGGTTTGCTAGAAGTATATGCTACTGAGGCAAGAACTTTTTCTTCAGATGATGTTCATTTTTTACAATCTATAACCCATATTTTAGCAACAGCAATTGAACGCAAGCGTTCAGAAGCGTTAGTTTACACCCAAAGCCAAGTTTTAGAACAAGTTGCCTTTGGAGTCAACCTATATGAAATTTTTAACAACCTTTGTGTCTTGCTAGAGCAACAATTACCTGGGGCATATTGCTCCATTTTAGTTGTAGATGAAGAGAAGCGGCAGTTACGGGGAGGAGCAGCACCTACTCTCCCAGAAGAATTTGCTAAGGGTGTTGATGGTTTGATGATTGGTGAATGTTGTGGTTCTTGTGGTACTGCTGCTTATAGAGGAGATTCAGTATTTGTTACTGATATTGCTAATGACCCTTTATGGGCTGATTTCCGAGATTTCGCTTTGAGTTATAACATCAGAGCTTGTTGGTCATCACCTTTTACTTCGCAAACTGGTGAAGTTTTAGGGACATTTGCTATATCTCATAAATTTCCTTGTCATCCGACTCAGCATCATCTAGAAATTCTGAAAACTGCCACCCATATTGCTAGTATTGCTACAGAAACCTACAGAGCCGCAGCAGCTTTACAAAAAGCTAACAATGAATTAGAAAGAAAGGTTTTAGAACGAACATCGGAATTAAGAAAGGCTTTGCTGGACTTACAAAAAACACAAGCTCAACTGGTTCATAGTGAAAAAATGTCAAGTCTAGGACAAATGGTAGCAGGGATTGCCCATGAGATTAACAATCCAGTGAGTTTTATTGCTGGTAATCTCAGATATGCAAATCAGTATATCAATGATTTACTAAATTTAATTGCAGTTTTTCAAGAGCAGTATCCCCAAATAAATCCCACCATAGAAGCCAAAATAAAATCTATCGAACTAGAGTACTTGTGTGACGATTTACCTAAGTTAATGGCATCTATGAGTACAGGTAGTGAGCGAATTACAGATATTGTTCTGGGCTTACGCAACTTCTCACGACTAGATGAAGCAAAAATAAAATCTGTAGATATTCATGAAGGCATAGATAATACATTGATGATTCTAAATCATCAGTTGACGCTACCAAATAAATTACCTGATATTCAGGTAGTTAAAGATTATGGTCAGCTGCCTAAGATTAGTTGTTATGCCAACCAGTTGAATCAGGTTTTTATGAATATTATCAATAATGCAATTTACGCCTTAAAGGATAATATGCAATATTGGGAGTCTGCAAATAAGATACCAACTATTCAAATAAAAACTTTAGTTGTAGACAACGAGAGGCTTTTCATTAGTATCAAAGATAATGGATCTGGTATGAAATCAGAGATTCAGGAACAGATTTTTAATCCCTTTTTCACTACTAAACCTGTTGGTCAAGGAACTGGTTTAGGGTTATCAATCAGTCATCAGATTATTGTCGAAAAGCACCA
- a CDS encoding bluetail domain-containing putative surface protein: protein MRSLNGAATFSFGTLTFLALNDTSGGFLQNNNAISKSPDLPTVRII, encoded by the coding sequence CTGCGATCGCTGAATGGTGCGGCGACGTTTAGCTTTGGTACTCTGACGTTCTTAGCACTCAACGACACTAGCGGCGGATTCTTGCAAAACAACAATGCGATATCGAAATCACCGGATTTACCGACAGTTCGAATAATCTAG
- a CDS encoding lamin tail domain-containing protein, with protein sequence MSKLVYKGVVKRTQADEYLEIINSGKSPANISGWKVTCAGSVKQLFTFPKGTILEAGNSFRIYTNEVRPETGGFSFGSKSTIWNDAGDEAKLLMQQEVMFPL encoded by the coding sequence ATTTCCAAATTGGTTTATAAAGGTGTAGTCAAACGCACTCAAGCCGATGAATATTTAGAGATTATCAATTCTGGTAAAAGTCCAGCCAATATTTCCGGTTGGAAAGTTACTTGTGCTGGTAGCGTTAAGCAATTGTTCACCTTTCCAAAAGGAACTATATTAGAAGCTGGCAATAGTTTCCGTATTTATACCAACGAAGTACGTCCTGAAACTGGTGGTTTCTCTTTTGGGAGTAAATCTACGATTTGGAATGATGCAGGGGATGAAGCTAAACTTTTGATGCAGCAGGAAGTAATGTTTCCACTTTAG
- a CDS encoding SDR family NAD(P)-dependent oxidoreductase: MNKTYSLEVIPYIVSNSNNSLKQIRSYLQKVSGEALLPKAIVPVSNIPLTATGEVDELAMMNIPIIDESLIEQVEKQLNSHHKIEQAVVVVQEFRKNIPSLHLSDLIPDWQDKNAIAGGGALPIANLTPLPKDSQSNTQQHFSESKPLAISHGDILRSDHNAPITLPEVLQKAAQQVASGEIIYLLPDGTEIRQSYAELLEIAERILTGLRKLGLKPKNKVILQMELSCEIIPAFWGCLLGGFVPVIMEVSPTYRESNKVVDKLCHIWQFLDSPVILTTETLKQEVELLSQWLPTERLNIGTIEVLKCNLVSKQYHHSQPDEVALFNLTSGSTGIPKCVQLTHKNLISRARGANQLNQHEREDVILNWLPFDHIGSISDWHIRGVELGCTLVYAQKEYILGRILNWLDLINKYRITHSWAPNFAYSIVNDSLNQEPEQTWNLSCVKFLLTAGEAVSSKAVEDFRENLVAYGLKATAIRPAFGMAEMGSGITYYQSMKKAPLLFHRVEKSIFQGTIQRVDIDHPNYNTFTDLGSVIPGITIRIVDEQNSVLREDTIGSLQVKGDVVSPGYYNNHNANSQSFLKDGWFDTGDLGFIANRQLVVTGRAKETIIINGANYYSHEIEAIVEEITEIEVSYTAACAVCNADGATEKLAIFFSSPITEEPKLLELLKKIRQTVVNKIGLNPDYLVLLAKEDIPKTVIGKIQRSQLRDRFHAGEFNLILKQFDILLGNTNTIPDWFYQKVWRRKQAKVLKTLSQSDLTIVFLDELGLGTFICQQLEQQNLSYLCVSPGYDFAKKSHNHFCLTPGNADHYQLLVEAIKADNLAIGQILHLWNYQEYSGQIKSIEALEKAQEQGIYSLLFLVQALAKTQNYQDLVQLLFVSSYTQSTEEIDKIAYEKSPVLGVIKAIPQEIPWLNCRHIDLTPNSIHVDGNYLLQELQVLSKDQEVAYRNGQRFVAGLEKVNLQDKPKQELPFKSGGMYLISGGLGGVAVEIAKYLIKFFNAKLLLVGRTSLSTTDVASNDSATMSDKIKAYQELKQLGAVVYEAVDICDLQATQQVVEKVKSNWGSQLVGVIHLAGTYHEKMLVDETPQSLAAILRPKVLGAWVLHQVLNKQGQGVFISFSSLASFFGGATTAAYAAANNFLESFNQYQRSVGGLHSYCFAWTIWRDTGINKGYQRQEITHAQGFYEMSLQQGLYSLLTGLYHDQAQLVVGLDGSNPKIRRFTSEFPGLQKLTAYFTTSNGAAVPELSDFTVCDRFTTTVNCDLVQLSQMPLTANGEINRDLLARGMTQRAIAPRNEMERQIAQSWQEVLKIPQIGIHDNFFQLGGNSLLAFQVISRLREAFSVELSPNRFFASPTVADLGESLEALQTVVSKWNVAIDDAEEEYEGGVL, from the coding sequence GTGAATAAAACATATTCACTGGAAGTAATACCATATATTGTTTCAAATTCAAATAACTCGCTAAAGCAAATTCGCTCTTATCTTCAAAAGGTGTCCGGGGAAGCATTATTACCAAAAGCCATAGTACCAGTCTCAAATATACCTTTAACTGCCACAGGAGAGGTAGACGAATTGGCTATGATGAACATTCCTATTATTGATGAAAGTTTAATTGAGCAAGTAGAAAAGCAACTTAACTCTCATCACAAAATTGAACAGGCAGTGGTAGTGGTGCAGGAATTTAGAAAGAATATCCCCTCACTCCATTTATCAGATTTAATCCCAGATTGGCAAGACAAGAACGCGATCGCCGGAGGCGGGGCTTTGCCCATCGCTAACCTTACCCCACTTCCCAAAGACTCCCAATCAAATACACAACAACATTTCTCAGAATCGAAGCCACTGGCCATCAGCCACGGCGATATTCTCCGTAGCGATCACAATGCACCTATTACCTTGCCCGAAGTTTTACAAAAAGCCGCACAACAAGTTGCAAGTGGAGAAATTATTTACCTGTTACCCGATGGCACAGAAATACGGCAATCTTATGCTGAGTTACTTGAAATTGCAGAGCGAATTCTTACTGGTTTGAGAAAGTTGGGACTCAAGCCAAAAAATAAAGTCATATTGCAGATGGAACTTAGCTGTGAAATTATTCCAGCTTTTTGGGGCTGCCTATTGGGAGGCTTTGTACCCGTTATTATGGAAGTATCACCGACTTATAGAGAATCAAACAAGGTGGTGGATAAGCTTTGTCATATTTGGCAGTTCTTAGATAGTCCAGTCATTTTAACTACGGAAACTCTCAAACAAGAAGTAGAATTACTATCGCAATGGCTACCAACAGAACGCCTAAATATAGGCACAATTGAAGTATTAAAATGCAATCTTGTCAGCAAACAATATCACCATAGTCAACCAGATGAGGTAGCTCTTTTCAACCTCACTTCTGGCAGTACAGGAATACCAAAATGCGTTCAATTAACTCATAAAAATCTCATTTCTCGCGCCAGAGGAGCTAACCAACTCAATCAGCATGAGCGAGAAGATGTGATTTTAAATTGGCTGCCATTCGATCACATTGGCAGCATTTCCGACTGGCATATCCGTGGTGTTGAATTGGGTTGCACCTTGGTTTATGCCCAAAAAGAATATATTTTGGGTCGCATCCTCAACTGGTTGGATTTGATTAATAAATACCGCATTACTCATAGCTGGGCACCTAACTTTGCATACTCCATAGTTAATGACTCCCTCAACCAAGAACCAGAACAGACTTGGAACTTATCGTGCGTGAAATTCTTACTGACGGCTGGTGAAGCAGTATCTAGTAAAGCTGTGGAGGATTTTCGAGAAAACTTAGTTGCCTATGGACTCAAAGCAACAGCAATTCGTCCCGCTTTTGGCATGGCTGAGATGGGTTCGGGAATTACATATTATCAGTCTATGAAAAAAGCACCTTTGTTATTCCATAGGGTAGAAAAATCTATATTCCAAGGTACTATTCAACGAGTAGACATAGACCATCCAAATTACAATACTTTTACCGATTTAGGCTCAGTCATTCCAGGAATTACCATTCGCATAGTAGACGAGCAAAACTCTGTATTAAGAGAAGACACTATAGGTAGTTTGCAAGTTAAAGGTGATGTAGTTTCTCCCGGATATTACAATAACCACAATGCTAACAGTCAATCCTTTTTAAAAGATGGCTGGTTTGATACTGGAGATTTAGGATTCATTGCTAACAGACAATTGGTGGTTACTGGTCGTGCCAAGGAAACTATCATCATCAATGGAGCCAACTACTACAGCCATGAAATTGAAGCAATAGTTGAAGAAATTACAGAAATTGAAGTGTCCTACACCGCCGCTTGTGCAGTCTGTAATGCTGATGGTGCAACAGAGAAACTAGCCATCTTCTTCAGTTCGCCGATTACAGAAGAACCAAAACTGTTAGAGCTACTGAAGAAAATTCGGCAGACAGTGGTGAATAAAATCGGATTAAATCCTGATTATTTAGTTTTATTAGCTAAAGAAGATATTCCCAAAACCGTGATTGGTAAAATCCAGCGATCGCAACTTCGCGATCGCTTCCATGCAGGTGAGTTTAACTTAATTCTCAAGCAATTCGACATCTTACTAGGCAATACCAACACTATTCCTGATTGGTTCTACCAAAAAGTCTGGCGACGTAAGCAAGCCAAGGTTTTGAAGACTTTATCCCAAAGTGATCTGACTATAGTATTCCTTGACGAGTTAGGATTGGGGACATTTATTTGTCAGCAACTGGAACAGCAAAACCTGTCATATCTGTGTGTCTCACCTGGTTATGATTTTGCTAAAAAAAGTCACAATCATTTCTGTTTAACTCCTGGCAACGCAGACCATTATCAGCTATTGGTTGAGGCTATAAAAGCAGATAACCTGGCTATCGGTCAGATTCTCCATTTGTGGAATTATCAAGAGTATAGCGGGCAAATCAAAAGCATAGAAGCTCTGGAAAAAGCCCAAGAACAGGGAATTTATAGTTTATTGTTTCTTGTTCAAGCCTTAGCAAAAACTCAGAATTACCAAGATTTAGTCCAATTATTATTTGTTTCTAGCTACACCCAGTCTACAGAAGAAATAGACAAGATAGCTTATGAAAAATCTCCAGTTTTGGGAGTAATTAAAGCTATTCCCCAGGAAATACCTTGGTTAAATTGTCGTCACATCGATTTGACACCAAATTCGATACATGTGGATGGAAACTATCTTCTACAAGAACTCCAAGTTTTATCAAAAGATCAAGAGGTAGCTTACCGCAACGGACAGCGTTTTGTTGCAGGTTTGGAAAAAGTTAATCTGCAAGACAAACCAAAGCAAGAACTTCCCTTTAAATCAGGGGGAATGTATCTGATAAGTGGTGGACTTGGGGGTGTTGCAGTTGAAATTGCTAAATATCTAATTAAGTTTTTTAATGCCAAATTATTATTAGTAGGTCGCACTTCTCTATCAACCACAGATGTTGCATCCAATGACTCTGCAACAATGTCAGACAAGATTAAAGCTTATCAAGAATTAAAGCAGCTGGGAGCGGTGGTTTATGAGGCAGTGGATATCTGCGACTTGCAAGCCACACAGCAAGTAGTAGAAAAAGTCAAATCTAACTGGGGAAGTCAGTTAGTTGGGGTGATTCATCTGGCGGGAACTTATCACGAAAAAATGCTAGTAGATGAAACACCACAGAGTTTAGCTGCAATCTTACGTCCTAAAGTGTTAGGTGCTTGGGTGTTGCATCAGGTGTTGAACAAGCAAGGGCAGGGGGTTTTCATTAGCTTTTCGTCTTTAGCGAGTTTCTTTGGTGGAGCCACCACTGCTGCTTATGCTGCTGCTAACAATTTTTTGGAAAGCTTTAATCAATATCAACGTTCTGTTGGTGGGTTACACAGCTATTGCTTTGCTTGGACAATTTGGCGTGACACAGGGATCAACAAAGGTTATCAGAGGCAAGAAATCACCCACGCTCAAGGCTTTTATGAGATGAGCCTTCAACAAGGATTATATTCCTTATTGACTGGTTTATATCATGACCAAGCACAGCTTGTGGTCGGTTTAGATGGCAGCAATCCCAAAATTCGGCGTTTTACCTCTGAGTTTCCAGGGTTACAGAAATTAACTGCCTATTTCACTACGAGTAACGGTGCTGCCGTACCAGAGTTATCAGATTTTACAGTGTGCGATCGCTTCACAACAACCGTTAACTGTGACCTCGTGCAACTATCACAAATGCCCCTCACCGCTAATGGTGAAATCAATCGAGATTTACTGGCTAGGGGGATGACTCAAAGAGCGATCGCTCCCCGAAACGAAATGGAAAGGCAAATTGCTCAAAGCTGGCAAGAAGTTTTAAAAATACCCCAAATCGGCATTCACGACAACTTCTTTCAACTAGGAGGAAATTCTTTGCTAGCCTTCCAAGTCATTTCTCGGTTGCGCGAGGCTTTTTCTGTTGAATTGTCGCCCAATCGTTTTTTTGCATCCCCCACCGTAGCTGATTTGGGGGAAAGCCTTGAAGCGCTACAAACTGTTGTCAGCAAGTGGAATGTAGCTATTGATGATGCAGAAGAAGAATATGAGGGAGGGGTATTATAA